The following are encoded in a window of uncultured Sphaerochaeta sp. genomic DNA:
- a CDS encoding L-ribulose-5-phosphate 4-epimerase, translated as MLEQLKEEVCEANLLLEHYHLITFTWGNVSAVDPKREFMVIKPSGVPYEELTADKMVVVELATGKIVEGSYNPSSDTPTHRYLFNQFKGIKAVVHTHSRWATIFAQAGRGIPALGTTHADYFYGEIPCTREMKNKEIETAYEEETGKVIVERFASLDPLSIPAVLVHSHGPFTWGNSAKKAVENAVVLEEVANMAYHTVLLEQNPKRTMDQVLLDKHYLRKHGKNAYYGQKNQE; from the coding sequence ATGTTGGAACAGCTGAAAGAAGAAGTGTGTGAAGCAAACCTGTTGCTTGAGCACTATCACTTGATCACCTTCACTTGGGGTAATGTCTCTGCGGTTGACCCAAAGCGTGAGTTCATGGTCATCAAACCCTCCGGGGTTCCTTATGAGGAACTTACCGCCGACAAGATGGTGGTGGTGGAACTTGCAACCGGCAAGATTGTGGAAGGTTCCTACAATCCCTCTTCCGATACCCCTACCCACCGCTATCTGTTCAACCAATTTAAGGGAATCAAGGCGGTTGTACACACCCATAGCCGATGGGCAACCATTTTTGCCCAAGCTGGACGGGGCATCCCGGCTCTCGGCACCACCCATGCTGATTATTTCTATGGGGAGATTCCCTGTACCAGGGAGATGAAAAACAAGGAAATTGAGACAGCCTATGAAGAAGAGACCGGTAAGGTGATTGTAGAACGGTTTGCATCCCTTGATCCTCTTTCAATCCCAGCAGTACTGGTTCACAGCCATGGTCCCTTTACCTGGGGGAACAGTGCTAAGAAGGCAGTGGAGAATGCAGTGGTGCTGGAGGAGGTGGCCAATATGGCCTATCACACAGTGCTGTTGGAACAGAATCCTAAACGGACGATGGACCAGGTCCTGCTGGATAAGCACTATCTGAGAAAACATGGAAAGAATGCCTACTATGGGCAGAAGAACCAGGAGTAA
- a CDS encoding fucose isomerase: protein MNNIAQVRLGLIAVSRSCFPKALSERRRNAVKEAYQDPIYECPITVEDEKDMRAALEDTMKHEVNALVVFLGNFGPETAETLLAKYFDGPVMYVAAAEGDGDLHDGRGDAFCGMLNCSYNLALRSLRAHIPEYPVGTAREVATMIEEFIPVARTVISLKQLKIISFGPRPQDFMACNAPIQGLFDLGVEIEENSELDLLVAYNNHKDDKRIDSLVKEMASEIGSSPYEGILPRLAQYELTLLDWIEEHKGDRQYVAFANKCWPAFQTEFGFVPCYVNSRLTAKGIPVSCEVDIYGALSEYIGICVSDKPVTLLDINNTVPSKMYEEHIRGKRSYRNDELFMGFHCGNTSCSLLKNPHMGYQVIMKRDLEPDLAEPDITRGTMEGDLVSGPVTVYRLQSDARGRLRAYVAQGEVLDVPSESFGSIGVIGIEEMARFYRYVLLKKAYPHHAAVAFNHVGKALFNVFAYLGIEDIAYNQREGLPYEGENPFKH, encoded by the coding sequence ATGAATAATATTGCACAGGTCCGCTTGGGTTTGATTGCGGTAAGCCGCAGTTGTTTTCCCAAGGCATTGAGTGAACGAAGAAGGAATGCAGTAAAGGAAGCATATCAGGATCCTATTTACGAATGTCCTATTACCGTTGAGGATGAGAAGGATATGCGCGCTGCGTTGGAAGATACCATGAAGCACGAGGTCAATGCCCTGGTGGTATTCTTGGGTAACTTTGGCCCGGAGACTGCCGAGACCCTGCTTGCCAAATACTTCGACGGACCGGTGATGTATGTTGCCGCGGCGGAGGGAGATGGGGATTTACATGATGGCAGGGGGGATGCCTTCTGCGGGATGCTCAACTGTTCCTATAATTTGGCATTGCGCTCCCTGCGAGCACATATCCCTGAGTATCCTGTCGGCACTGCCCGGGAAGTCGCCACCATGATCGAGGAATTCATCCCGGTTGCAAGAACCGTCATATCCCTCAAGCAATTGAAGATTATCTCCTTTGGTCCAAGGCCACAGGATTTCATGGCATGCAATGCTCCCATCCAGGGACTATTCGACCTCGGGGTGGAGATAGAGGAAAACAGCGAGCTCGACCTGCTTGTAGCCTACAACAATCATAAGGATGACAAGCGCATTGATTCCCTGGTGAAGGAGATGGCAAGTGAGATCGGCAGCAGCCCCTACGAGGGAATACTGCCTAGGCTTGCCCAATATGAGTTGACACTGCTCGACTGGATTGAGGAGCATAAAGGGGATCGCCAATATGTTGCCTTTGCGAACAAGTGCTGGCCAGCCTTCCAGACAGAGTTCGGTTTTGTTCCCTGCTACGTGAATAGCCGTCTTACAGCAAAGGGCATTCCCGTCAGTTGTGAAGTCGATATCTATGGAGCATTGAGCGAATACATAGGTATCTGTGTGAGTGACAAACCTGTGACCTTGCTGGATATCAACAACACTGTTCCCTCCAAGATGTATGAGGAGCATATCAGAGGGAAACGTTCTTATCGTAATGATGAGTTGTTCATGGGGTTCCACTGTGGGAATACCTCTTGCTCCCTCCTCAAGAATCCTCATATGGGATATCAGGTGATCATGAAACGAGACCTCGAGCCGGATCTTGCTGAACCCGATATCACCAGGGGTACGATGGAAGGGGACCTGGTATCCGGTCCAGTTACCGTGTATCGCCTGCAGTCCGACGCTCGGGGGCGACTGCGTGCATATGTCGCGCAAGGAGAAGTCTTGGATGTTCCCAGTGAAAGCTTTGGAAGCATCGGTGTGATAGGCATTGAGGAGATGGCCCGATTCTATCGGTATGTGCTTTTAAAGAAAGCGTACCCGCATCATGCTGCGGTAGCCTTCAACCATGTCGGAAAGGCCTTGTTCAATGTTTTCGCCTATCTGGGAATTGAGGATATCGCCTACAACCAGAGGGAAGGACTCCCCTACGAAGGTGAGAATCCGTTCAAGCATTAA
- a CDS encoding aldehyde dehydrogenase: MNEVQLCITEMRTFFRNGSTQSVAWRKTQLKKLKDGIKEHEKQILDALFEDLGKSDFEGFATELGLVYAEIDKHLKHLDSWTSKKRVRNTLLSFPSKAYTISIPLGIVLIMSPWNYPFQLTIAPLVSALAAGNCVIVKPSRYSSHTSQVLESLVAKLFPSHYVTVFQGGSEMNQELLSHRYDHIFFTGSPTVGKVVMEAAAKTLTPVTLELGGKSPAIVEANSDIPLAARRIIWGKCLNAGQTCIAPDYVLVERTVASQLIEEMKVAITNMFGSDPLHCNDLPHIINERHFNRLISLFEEGTLAYGGQIDPKNLKIAPTLITDVQRTGTLMSEEIFGPILPILTYETFEQAVGYVQAREHPLALYLFSNNKEHQEIVVRTVSYGGGCINDTVMHLSNPHLPFGGVGSSGMGSYHAKQGFDTFSHQKSVLESKRWLEIKLRYAPYRGKLALIKRLFS; this comes from the coding sequence ATGAATGAAGTGCAACTCTGCATCACTGAGATGCGAACATTCTTCCGTAATGGGTCAACCCAGTCGGTTGCATGGAGAAAAACTCAGCTCAAAAAGCTAAAGGATGGGATCAAGGAACATGAAAAACAGATTCTTGATGCACTCTTCGAGGATCTGGGGAAATCCGATTTTGAGGGATTTGCAACCGAGCTCGGTTTGGTCTATGCAGAAATAGACAAACATCTCAAGCACCTGGATTCCTGGACCAGTAAGAAACGGGTAAGAAATACCTTGCTTTCTTTTCCCTCCAAAGCCTACACAATCTCCATACCCTTGGGGATTGTGTTAATCATGAGTCCTTGGAATTATCCATTCCAACTCACTATCGCTCCCTTGGTCAGTGCATTGGCGGCTGGCAATTGTGTCATCGTCAAACCATCAAGATACAGTAGCCATACATCACAGGTTCTGGAATCCCTGGTCGCAAAGCTCTTTCCGAGCCACTATGTTACAGTTTTTCAGGGTGGCAGCGAAATGAACCAGGAACTGCTCTCGCATCGTTATGATCATATATTCTTCACCGGGAGCCCTACAGTTGGCAAAGTGGTCATGGAAGCTGCGGCTAAGACGCTCACCCCGGTCACCCTGGAATTAGGAGGAAAAAGCCCTGCAATTGTAGAAGCAAACAGTGACATTCCCCTCGCCGCCCGTAGGATCATCTGGGGAAAATGTCTCAATGCAGGTCAAACCTGCATAGCACCCGACTACGTATTGGTTGAACGCACGGTGGCTTCCCAATTGATAGAAGAGATGAAGGTGGCAATCACCAACATGTTTGGAAGCGATCCCCTGCATTGCAATGACCTTCCCCACATCATCAACGAAAGACACTTCAACCGACTCATCAGTCTGTTTGAGGAAGGAACACTCGCCTACGGTGGGCAGATTGACCCAAAGAATCTGAAAATCGCCCCAACTCTGATAACCGATGTACAGAGAACCGGAACACTGATGAGTGAAGAAATCTTTGGCCCGATTTTGCCCATCCTTACCTATGAGACTTTTGAACAAGCTGTCGGGTATGTGCAGGCACGCGAACACCCCCTTGCACTGTATCTTTTCAGCAACAACAAGGAACACCAGGAAATCGTGGTGAGAACCGTCAGCTATGGAGGAGGATGCATCAATGACACGGTCATGCATCTCTCCAACCCCCACCTCCCCTTTGGAGGAGTCGGGTCCAGCGGTATGGGCAGCTACCATGCAAAACAGGGGTTCGATACCTTCAGCCACCAGAAAAGTGTGCTCGAAAGTAAACGATGGCTCGAGATAAAATTGCGTTATGCCCCTTATCGGGGAAAGCTTGCTTTGATCAAACGATTGTTTTCTTAG